From Solibacillus isronensis, the proteins below share one genomic window:
- a CDS encoding sigma-70 family RNA polymerase sigma factor, translating into MMEELKDAFITFIRTQKNSLYRLAYSYTKNEQDALDVVQDSIQKGWLALERLTNRDQLKSWFYTILVRTAIDLLRKQKRIELIGDESLLQLSEQDTYCNLDLQQALHHLPLQLREVIVLRYFEDLKIEDVAHILAIPLSTAKSRLYKALKLLKIELETEENPSNE; encoded by the coding sequence ATGATGGAAGAATTAAAAGATGCATTTATTACATTTATCCGTACCCAGAAAAATTCGCTATATAGACTCGCGTATAGCTATACAAAAAACGAGCAGGATGCGCTCGATGTGGTGCAAGACAGCATTCAAAAAGGTTGGCTCGCACTTGAGAGACTGACAAATCGGGATCAATTGAAAAGCTGGTTTTATACGATTTTAGTGCGAACGGCAATTGATTTACTGCGCAAACAAAAGCGGATCGAGCTCATTGGAGACGAGTCTTTACTGCAATTATCAGAGCAAGATACATACTGCAATCTTGATTTACAGCAGGCTTTACATCATTTACCTCTGCAGCTGCGTGAGGTAATCGTGCTGCGCTATTTTGAGGATTTGAAAATCGAAGACGTCGCGCATATTTTGGCGATTCCTCTAAGCACCGCAAAATCCAGGCTTTATAAAGCATTAAAACTATTAAAAATTGAGCTAGAGACGGAGGAGAATCCGAGTAATGAATGA
- a CDS encoding DUF3298 domain-containing protein, whose amino-acid sequence MNDKLVNLKEQYNNVPIPKELESLIEKNLQYPPKKSKRKLPIFLTSVVAAAVLFTVGLNTNPAMAKSLVDIPVIGQVVQVLTFTKYEMEKDAYTAEIQVPKISGSSADIEALNEKYAEEGKTLYEQFKADIEEMEAGNMSLSSGYVIETDTDEILSFGRYVEVIGASSSTVMKYTTIDKNAETVITLPSLFKNDRYIEIISRYIEEELRNRMIETEGSDMYWIGGTEYHDESFGVFVGITPDQNFYITEDGKLVLSFDEFEIAPGYMGLVTVEIPTKLLQDVLVSNIYIK is encoded by the coding sequence ATGAATGATAAGTTAGTAAATTTAAAAGAACAATATAACAATGTACCAATTCCAAAGGAGCTAGAGTCGTTAATCGAAAAAAATCTGCAGTATCCTCCTAAGAAGAGCAAACGCAAACTGCCCATTTTTTTAACATCAGTTGTCGCGGCGGCAGTACTATTCACAGTCGGCCTGAATACAAATCCAGCAATGGCAAAAAGTTTGGTAGATATACCAGTTATCGGTCAAGTCGTACAAGTACTTACATTTACTAAATATGAAATGGAAAAAGATGCATATACTGCAGAAATTCAAGTACCTAAAATTTCGGGTTCCTCTGCTGACATCGAGGCATTGAATGAAAAATATGCCGAGGAAGGTAAAACACTTTATGAGCAATTTAAGGCGGATATAGAGGAAATGGAAGCTGGAAATATGTCACTAAGTAGCGGCTATGTTATTGAAACGGATACAGATGAAATACTGTCATTTGGACGCTATGTAGAAGTCATTGGCGCATCATCTTCTACTGTTATGAAGTATACGACGATTGATAAAAATGCTGAAACAGTTATTACATTACCCAGTCTTTTTAAAAATGATCGCTACATCGAAATTATTAGTCGCTATATAGAGGAAGAACTGCGCAATAGAATGATTGAAACAGAAGGGTCTGACATGTACTGGATTGGTGGAACAGAGTATCATGATGAATCATTCGGTGTGTTTGTAGGCATTACGCCTGACCAAAACTTCTATATTACCGAAGATGGTAAACTTGTGCTGTCGTTTGATGAATTTGAAATAGCTCCGGGATATATGGGACTTGTCACTGTTGAAATTCCAACAAAGTTGCTTCAAGACGTGCTTGTAAGCAATATATATATTAAGTAA
- the epsC gene encoding serine O-acetyltransferase EpsC, with the protein MKIEDWLNKETSTIANKLIDYNKKHIEVEKSIGFTGRDQIHHILDSFYEVFFPTIYNQGVVDETRTLMKLNNNLRQSALDLRDIIEKVLVYQNFDNCDGQCREKADHVVMKLMDRFPEIRETIQTDIQAAYNGDPAATSTEEIMLSYPSIRAVFIHRIAHELYKMDVTIVPRIMSEYAHQLTGIDIHPGAKIGHSFFIDHGTGVVVGETCTIGNNVKIYQGVTLGALSFPLDENGNPIKGVKRHPNIEDNVVIYAGATILGGKTTIGHDTVLGSNIWLTYSVPPYSRVYNSQPSPNISNSKEVVIEYEI; encoded by the coding sequence ATGAAAATCGAGGACTGGTTAAATAAAGAAACATCAACAATCGCAAATAAGTTAATCGACTATAACAAAAAACATATTGAAGTTGAAAAATCGATTGGATTCACGGGCCGTGATCAAATCCATCATATATTGGATAGTTTTTATGAGGTTTTCTTCCCGACGATTTATAATCAAGGAGTTGTCGATGAAACACGTACACTGATGAAACTGAATAATAACCTTCGTCAATCAGCATTGGATTTGCGTGATATTATCGAAAAAGTATTAGTTTACCAAAACTTTGATAATTGTGATGGCCAATGCCGAGAAAAAGCGGATCATGTTGTGATGAAGTTAATGGACCGTTTCCCGGAAATCCGTGAAACGATTCAAACAGATATCCAGGCTGCTTATAACGGAGATCCGGCTGCTACATCGACAGAAGAAATCATGTTAAGCTACCCGTCAATCCGCGCTGTATTTATCCACCGAATCGCACATGAGCTATATAAAATGGATGTTACAATCGTACCGCGTATTATGTCTGAATATGCACACCAGTTAACAGGAATCGATATTCATCCAGGGGCGAAAATCGGCCATTCATTTTTCATTGACCACGGTACAGGTGTTGTTGTTGGTGAAACATGTACAATCGGTAACAATGTTAAAATCTATCAAGGTGTAACGTTAGGTGCTTTAAGTTTCCCGCTCGATGAAAACGGAAACCCGATAAAAGGTGTCAAACGTCATCCGAATATTGAGGATAATGTTGTCATCTACGCTGGTGCCACAATTTTAGGCGGGAAAACGACAATTGGTCATGACACGGTGCTTGGCAGTAATATTTGGCTGACTTATTCGGTTCCGCCATATTCACGTGTTTATAATTCGCAGCCATCACCGAATATTAGCAATAGTAAAGAAGTTGTTATTGAATACGAAATCTAA